In Leptolyngbya sp. SIO1E4, one DNA window encodes the following:
- a CDS encoding NAD(P)-dependent oxidoreductase, which yields MSDLLQTSENTDRKRIFITGASGCIGHYLIETLLADTLHHLFLLVRNPAKLMFNWQDEPRIQVIQDDIRNVDAHAELLATMDIAILAATSWGGAPEIYDINVTGNHRLMSLLNVDRCEQVLYFSTASILDNHNQPLPEAGVIGTEYIRSKYQCYLKLPELAIFPKVTTVFPTLVFGGDKDKPYSHISAGIQEVVKWMGLIRFLKADGSFHFVHGKDIALVVNYLIEHPAGPGEPRQVIIGNPALTVNQAVEQISDYLGLRIFFRIPLSLWLADRIIDRFNIRMDEWDRFCLKYRHFVYENPVHPARLGLKPHCPTVADLMQLSGVLSG from the coding sequence GTGTCTGATTTGCTTCAAACTTCCGAAAATACTGACAGAAAGCGTATTTTTATCACCGGGGCAAGTGGCTGTATCGGCCATTACCTAATCGAGACATTGCTCGCGGATACGCTTCATCATCTATTCCTGCTTGTACGAAACCCAGCCAAGCTGATGTTTAATTGGCAGGATGAACCGCGTATTCAAGTCATCCAGGACGACATTCGTAATGTCGATGCCCATGCTGAGTTGCTGGCCACTATGGATATTGCCATCCTTGCGGCAACTTCTTGGGGAGGGGCACCGGAAATTTATGACATCAACGTGACAGGCAACCACAGGCTAATGTCACTGCTTAATGTGGATCGGTGTGAACAGGTACTCTACTTTTCCACTGCCAGCATTTTAGACAACCATAATCAGCCTCTGCCTGAAGCCGGGGTCATTGGCACAGAGTACATTCGTAGCAAGTATCAGTGCTATCTCAAGCTACCGGAGTTAGCAATTTTCCCAAAGGTTACAACGGTTTTTCCGACCCTGGTGTTCGGTGGTGATAAAGACAAGCCTTATTCCCATATTTCCGCAGGCATTCAAGAGGTGGTGAAGTGGATGGGGCTGATTCGCTTTTTGAAAGCGGACGGCAGCTTTCACTTTGTGCATGGAAAAGACATTGCTTTAGTGGTGAATTACTTAATTGAACATCCTGCTGGCCCTGGGGAACCGCGGCAAGTCATTATTGGCAATCCTGCTTTGACCGTTAATCAAGCTGTAGAGCAAATTAGCGACTACCTTGGTCTGCGTATCTTTTTCCGCATTCCTCTGTCCCTTTGGCTGGCAGACCGCATTATTGATCGATTCAACATTCGGATGGATGAGTGGGATCGCTTTTGCTTGAAGTATCGCCACTTTGTTTATGAAAACCCTGTGCATCCTGCCAGGCTAGGGCTCAAACCTCACTGCCCGACGGTGGCCGATCTGATGCAGTTGAGTGGTGTGCTATCAGGTTGA
- the ruvB gene encoding Holliday junction branch migration DNA helicase RuvB translates to MAIISSKSSPESQPPRRRSQSGTKPQETVPLPLTPSLVRGAEERPASPQEDSLRPQRLADYIGQKSLKEVLDIAIRAAKSRQEPLDHLLLYGPPGLGKTTMALILAQEMGVDCKITTAPALERPRDIAGLLVNLKPGDVLFIDEIHRLPRVTEEILYPAMEDSRLDITIGKGQSARTRSIPLQPFTLVGATTRVGALTSPLRDRFGLIQRLRFYEVDELTQIALRTAQVLNTPIQPDGAEEIARRSRGTPRIANRLLKRVRDYVEVKASGAITRAIAAEALELFNVDPCGLDWTDRRLLSVMIENFNGGPVGLDTMAAATGEDAQTIEEVYEPYLMQLGYLQRTPRGRVVTRAACHHLGYGDAVIVPTLTTEQQLPLM, encoded by the coding sequence ATGGCCATCATTTCATCAAAATCTTCTCCAGAATCACAACCGCCCAGGCGGCGATCGCAGTCTGGGACGAAACCTCAAGAAACGGTCCCCCTCCCTTTAACCCCTTCCCTTGTCCGAGGTGCCGAAGAGCGGCCTGCTAGCCCCCAAGAGGATAGCCTGCGACCTCAACGGTTGGCAGACTATATCGGTCAGAAGTCTCTAAAGGAAGTGCTAGACATCGCGATTCGGGCTGCTAAGTCTCGCCAGGAACCCTTAGATCATCTGTTGCTGTATGGCCCACCGGGTTTGGGTAAGACCACAATGGCGCTGATCTTGGCCCAAGAGATGGGGGTAGATTGCAAAATCACAACCGCCCCTGCGCTCGAAAGACCCCGCGATATTGCTGGATTGCTGGTAAACCTGAAGCCGGGGGATGTCTTGTTTATCGACGAGATCCATCGCCTCCCTCGGGTGACTGAGGAAATCCTTTACCCAGCAATGGAAGACTCACGGCTGGATATCACTATTGGTAAGGGGCAAAGTGCCCGAACGCGCAGCATTCCCCTGCAGCCTTTTACTTTGGTCGGGGCAACCACAAGGGTTGGGGCGCTCACCTCTCCCCTGCGCGATCGCTTTGGCCTGATTCAGCGGTTGCGGTTTTACGAAGTGGATGAGTTGACCCAAATTGCATTGCGGACAGCTCAGGTGTTGAATACGCCCATTCAGCCTGATGGGGCTGAAGAAATTGCCCGGCGATCTCGCGGCACGCCACGGATCGCTAATCGCTTATTAAAACGGGTGCGCGACTATGTGGAGGTTAAGGCATCAGGCGCTATCACCCGGGCGATCGCTGCTGAAGCCCTAGAGCTATTTAATGTTGATCCCTGTGGACTAGACTGGACTGACCGTCGGCTTCTTTCCGTCATGATTGAAAATTTCAATGGTGGCCCTGTAGGACTCGATACGATGGCAGCAGCCACCGGGGAGGATGCGCAAACAATCGAGGAAGTATACGAACCCTACTTGATGCAACTGGGTTATCTACAGCGAACTCCCCGAGGTCGCGTCGTTACCCGTGCAGCCTGCCATCACCTAGGCTACGGAGACGCCGTCATTGTTCCTACCCTCACCACTGAACAGCAACTTCCCCTTATGTGA
- a CDS encoding DUF4359 domain-containing protein, producing the protein MLLSVLLLAIATGGLVVTNPDLDAYEQYASRQAEQYLTEEICTELPKEVNDLLGGQCVEVVQTLQPNVERLIRDRTERLNLGVASIYRTSLGIPELAMLPRYEIETIGILGRFITYRATQVQ; encoded by the coding sequence GTGCTGCTTAGCGTTCTGTTGCTTGCGATCGCAACAGGTGGGTTAGTGGTCACAAACCCTGACCTTGATGCCTACGAGCAATATGCCAGCCGGCAGGCTGAGCAGTACTTGACCGAAGAGATTTGTACCGAACTTCCGAAGGAAGTTAACGATCTACTGGGAGGGCAGTGTGTCGAAGTCGTGCAAACGCTGCAACCTAATGTGGAGAGGTTGATTCGAGATCGCACAGAACGCCTAAATCTCGGTGTGGCGAGTATTTATCGCACCTCATTGGGGATTCCAGAATTAGCCATGTTACCCCGCTACGAGATTGAGACCATTGGCATTCTAGGTCGGTTTATCACCTACCGGGCAACCCAGGTGCAGTAG
- a CDS encoding uroporphyrinogen decarboxylase yields MVGLNQVPLLLRAARGEVLDRPPVWMMRQAGRYMKVYRDLRDKYSSFRERSENPDLAIEISLQPWHAFKPDGVILFSDILTPLTGMGIPFDIVESKGPIIDTPIRSQAQVDAVHGLDPDTATPFIRTILGALRAEVGNEAAVLGFVGSPWTLAAYAVEGRTSKNYANIKGMAFSEPAMLHQLLSKLADNIAVYACHQIECGAQVVQLFDSWAGQLSPMDYRTFALPYQQQVVRQVKARYPETPLILYISGSAGVLDLMGESGVDIVSVDWTVDMAEARRRLGPNIAVQGNVDPAALFGSKKFIRDRIFDTVQKAGRRGHILNLGHGILPGTPEENAAFFFETGKQLDQLLAVPA; encoded by the coding sequence ATGGTCGGATTGAATCAGGTACCCCTCTTACTGCGGGCAGCTCGCGGAGAAGTGTTAGATCGCCCTCCTGTGTGGATGATGCGCCAGGCAGGTCGATATATGAAGGTTTATCGTGATCTGCGTGACAAATACTCTTCTTTCCGAGAGCGATCTGAGAATCCTGATCTCGCGATTGAAATTTCGCTACAGCCATGGCACGCCTTTAAGCCTGATGGGGTGATCTTATTTTCTGATATTCTGACGCCGCTCACTGGCATGGGGATTCCTTTCGATATCGTTGAGAGTAAAGGCCCCATTATTGATACGCCAATCCGTAGTCAGGCCCAAGTTGATGCGGTTCATGGGCTTGACCCAGACACCGCTACCCCCTTTATCCGGACGATTTTGGGTGCGCTCCGGGCAGAAGTCGGTAATGAAGCAGCGGTGCTAGGGTTCGTTGGTTCTCCCTGGACGCTGGCTGCCTATGCAGTGGAAGGGCGCACCTCGAAAAACTATGCCAACATCAAGGGCATGGCCTTTTCTGAGCCAGCGATGCTGCATCAATTGCTGAGCAAACTGGCCGATAATATTGCTGTCTATGCCTGCCACCAAATTGAGTGCGGTGCCCAAGTGGTGCAGCTTTTTGACTCCTGGGCTGGTCAGCTCAGTCCGATGGACTATCGCACGTTTGCGCTGCCCTATCAGCAACAGGTTGTGCGCCAGGTTAAGGCCCGGTATCCAGAAACGCCGCTGATTCTTTACATCAGCGGCAGCGCTGGAGTGTTAGACCTCATGGGTGAATCTGGGGTAGATATTGTGAGCGTAGATTGGACGGTGGACATGGCCGAAGCTCGCCGCCGCCTAGGGCCGAATATTGCGGTGCAGGGAAATGTTGATCCGGCAGCGTTGTTTGGTTCCAAGAAGTTTATTCGCGATCGCATTTTTGATACGGTGCAAAAAGCTGGACGACGAGGACATATCCTCAACTTGGGTCACGGTATTCTCCCCGGTACTCCAGAAGAGAACGCAGCCTTCTTCTTTGAGACCGGTAAACAACTCGATCAACTGTTAGCAGTTCCTGCTTAA
- a CDS encoding phycobiliprotein lyase, which translates to MDIVNFFEKVEGTWFSQRTTHFSLGMPSQTAQSTLQIVHLTASDPHISALCQQFAANPDQTAFALRIQQEATKSLYGSAANTPQRTTVLIGLKSNHAWAGAFFSQTEQESATTGQYHLENEVLTLTTVNDQLRSEERLWFMNPNLRMRTSLLKRADGFQMASFCSEVRRSPKT; encoded by the coding sequence ATGGATATCGTTAATTTTTTTGAAAAGGTTGAAGGAACTTGGTTTTCACAGCGCACGACTCATTTTTCGCTGGGGATGCCTTCTCAAACTGCACAGTCAACATTACAGATCGTTCACCTCACCGCCAGTGATCCCCACATTTCAGCCCTATGCCAACAGTTTGCGGCCAACCCTGACCAAACGGCATTTGCCCTAAGGATTCAGCAAGAAGCGACAAAAAGCCTCTATGGATCAGCTGCAAACACACCTCAGCGCACCACAGTATTAATCGGGTTAAAATCCAATCACGCTTGGGCTGGCGCATTCTTTAGCCAAACCGAGCAAGAATCCGCCACTACCGGGCAATATCACCTTGAAAATGAGGTGCTGACACTCACAACAGTCAATGATCAGCTACGGTCTGAGGAACGGTTATGGTTTATGAACCCTAACCTGCGGATGCGCACCAGCCTACTGAAGCGAGCTGATGGTTTCCAGATGGCTTCGTTCTGCTCAGAAGTCCGTCGCTCACCTAAGACCTAA
- a CDS encoding PEP-CTERM sorting domain-containing protein (PEP-CTERM proteins occur, often in large numbers, in the proteomes of bacteria that also encode an exosortase, a predicted intramembrane cysteine proteinase. The presence of a PEP-CTERM domain at a protein's C-terminus predicts cleavage within the sorting domain, followed by covalent anchoring to some some component of the (usually Gram-negative) cell surface. Many PEP-CTERM proteins exhibit an unusual sequence composition that includes large numbers of potential glycosylation sites. Expression of one such protein has been shown restore the ability of a bacterium to form floc, a type of biofilm.), whose product MKASLFRNFASSVIVMTVLVLGGSAEAATLTLGASEQGWYRQDGRNNGGPGKIGNTFTGEFKDPEVSEVLEFRSFFNFDVSDLESEIEGATLRLPQDLYFSGDSSETVTVYDVTSATSDELASDPPSAEGLGIFDDLGSGAVYGEGTVFGTPGVNPLTGFLEITLSAAAISSLNEARLGSGDFSLGLALSSLGGTQVSGGEGVRFSDLLGSPASLVLQVADTDPDPDPDHCTIVSSLVIVGCEPEPIPEPGTVLGTLAALAFGGFTLKRRSKRD is encoded by the coding sequence ATGAAAGCTTCACTGTTCAGAAATTTCGCGAGTTCTGTGATTGTGATGACAGTCCTCGTTCTGGGCGGCTCTGCAGAAGCAGCAACGTTGACGCTGGGGGCCAGTGAGCAGGGTTGGTATCGGCAAGATGGGAGGAATAACGGTGGCCCTGGCAAGATTGGAAATACTTTTACAGGAGAGTTTAAAGATCCGGAGGTGTCTGAGGTTCTGGAGTTTCGTTCCTTCTTTAACTTTGACGTCAGTGACTTAGAGTCAGAGATTGAAGGGGCCACATTGCGGCTTCCCCAAGACCTTTATTTTTCAGGTGACTCCAGCGAGACGGTGACGGTTTACGACGTTACGTCTGCCACGTCTGATGAGCTAGCCAGTGACCCGCCGTCAGCAGAAGGTTTGGGTATTTTCGACGACTTAGGGAGTGGTGCTGTCTATGGAGAAGGAACCGTCTTTGGCACGCCCGGTGTGAACCCTCTGACAGGATTTTTGGAAATTACGCTCAGTGCTGCAGCAATTAGTTCTCTCAACGAAGCACGGCTGGGCTCTGGAGATTTTTCCCTGGGTCTCGCCTTGAGTTCTTTAGGGGGAACTCAGGTATCCGGTGGTGAAGGGGTCAGATTCTCCGATTTATTAGGTTCCCCCGCCAGTCTGGTGTTACAAGTTGCAGACACCGATCCAGATCCGGATCCAGATCACTGTACGATTGTCAGCTCTTTGGTGATTGTCGGCTGTGAACCTGAACCGATTCCAGAGCCGGGTACCGTTCTAGGGACGCTCGCTGCCCTGGCATTTGGGGGATTCACCCTCAAACGTCGTTCAAAGAGAGACTGA